The following DNA comes from Flavobacterium sp. N3904.
AAGAATTAGAAGTAGCATATCCATAAAATAATTTTTAGTAATTTTACCTCGAAAATACAACTCTTTTTTCTTATATGTATATGAGAAAAATAATTGTATTTTTATAACCTATTAGTCCCATTCAAAAAACAAACATTGAAGCAATATTCCTTTTTTTTAGTCTTTATATTTTTTAATTCCTGTCAATATTTTGACAAGCAAGTTCCCTCCGAAAAGGAATTGTTGCAAAAGGAATTGAAGTCTATTAATTGGAAAGAGGTAGACGAATACCCATCAGTTGTTGATTGCGATAAAATTGAAGACAAAAAGCAACGCCAACAATGTTTTTTTGAGGTTTTAACCCAATTAATTCAAGAGAAACTCTGCAACGATACATTGGCTATGCTTTATCCCGAGTTGGATACTATCGAAGTGAAAGTGACTGTTTTTCCCAATGCCACGATGAAATTTGAACCCCAATTTCCAAAAGATTCTGTGGCTTATGATAAAGTGAAAATAGACAGCATTCTCAAAGCTCGTTTGGTAGGTTTTCCAAAAATAAATCCAGCAATCAAGCGGGGATTACCCGTAAAAACCCAATTTATTCTTCCTGTTATTTTAAAAGTGGAATAGTTTTTTTAAGGAGCAATTTCCAGCTGTGCACTATATCTGTCGTCCCGAACCCCGGGACAACAGGATGCCGTTTCCATCTGGGCTAGGGCATTCGTTTTCATAATAAGATTTGAGGTGAGAGTTTAGTGTTGAAAGTTTAATGAAATTTAATTTTAACATTTGCAATCTTATTTTTAAAACCTTCTCCCTTTCCATTCGTATTTTCCAAAAAGGCAATATAAAGCCACAGTAGTACTGAAAAACGGATACCACAAACTACTTAAAAGTAAATGGCGCATTTTGTATTTCGTCAAGAATTTATTTGTTTGCTGTATCAGCACAGAGTCAATTCCAAATTTGATTAGGAAATAAAGCCCCACAAAAAAATAAGGGAGCATTCCTAAGACAGTCAGCACGAAACAATAAACCAAACCAAAATTCATCATAAAGACAAGCAACCCAAGTCTTTTTCCGAAGATACTTTGGTAAGAAGTTGTTTTAGATGCCCAGCGAACGCGTTGGTAAAACAACGATTTCCAATCATTAGTAGGTTTTGTGGTTACGATAGTATTCTTTGATTTTAAATACACTACTTTTTCAGGATATTTGGCTATAGCTTTTTGCAACAGAAAAACATCATCACCACTGGCAATAGTTAAGTTACCATCAAAACCTTTGAGTTTTTTAAAAAATGATTTGGTATAAGCAAAATTGGCGCCATTACACATAAAACCCTTTTTAATTCCAAAACTCCCTATGGTAGCCCCTTGTAAACTCGCCAAATCTAATTGCTGAAAGTGATGTAAAAACGAAGTATTGCAATTGTAGGTAACCGCTCCCGCAATCATCGAAACGTGATGTAACTGAATGAAATTGTCCAGCGCCAATAGCCAATTTTCATGAACCACACAATCAGCATCGGTGGTAATAACCCAATCGGTTTTTACCATTTGCATAGCCGTTGTAATGGCATCCTTCTTAGGGGAATTTGAAACCCGAAGATTATTAACGACCGTGACTTTAAACTTTAAACCTGAAACTTTAAACTCTTCACTAGAAAAATCGTCAACCAAAATCACTTCAAACAAATCCGTCGGATAATTCAATTTTGAAAGACTTTCCAATAGAACCGGTAAATTTTCGGCTTCATTCCGAAAAGGAACAATAATGCTAAAGCTCGTTTTTGGTGGCAAGCCAATGTATTCAAACTGATTTATTTTGGTAAAACCATAAATGAGCCAACTTATAGTCAGAACATAAACGATTACTATCCCTAATAAAATCAAAATCATAGCACTGTTTTTGGTTTAAAATTCAACACATAATAGCTCCCAATAGCCACTGGTAAAACCACATTCAAAAACCACATCAGCGTAGTGACAAAAACAACTACCCATTCATTTACGCCCAATATTCCGAAGAAATATACCGCCACACTTCCTTTTACGGCAAAATCCAAAAACTGAAAAGTAGGCAAAGATGAAGCCAGAAAGTAAACACTCGATGTGGCTGAAATGAGAATTAAATAAGGTAAATCGACATCAAAAGCCAAAAACAAAAAATAGTATTGATGCGAGAAAACCAAATACCTTAAAATCGCCAAATACGTATTTTTTTGATGAATCGATTTTGGAATTTCGTTAATTTTATGAATCAGTTTCTCGATAGAATAGCCTTTGATTGTGATTTTTTTGACTGAAAATAAAACAATAAATAGGATTGTCAGAATTCCAAAAAGAACAGCTACCGTTTTTGTAGTGATTACATTGTACTGCGCATTAAAATACAACAATCCAAAAATCCCAAAAATGACAGTCAAGATCATTTGTATTCCATTGCATATCAAATTTAAAAACACCACTTTTTTGGTGTCTTTTTTATCAAAATACAATGCTTTTCCGGCATATTCACCAACGCCATTTGGGGTAAATAATCCTGCAGTAAGCCCGGCCAAAACTTGTTTGGTAGCTTCAGCCAAAGAAATAGGATGGAGATAGGAAACCAAATATTTCCATTTCAGGATTTCGAATAAACGATTTAAGACACTCAAAAGAAGAATAAATCCAATTCCTAAAACCGATTGATTTTTATGAAACAATACCAAGAATTTTTGCCAGTCGAGTTTGTCATTATTGGCCAATTGATTGTAAATAAAATAAAACGCTCCGCCTACAATCAAAAGTTTGACTATAAGTACAAGGAATTGCTTAGTTTTGTGTGAAATTGAAATCATAGCGCAAAGTAAAGGAAAAACTAGTACACAAAGTCACTGAAAACTCAATAGAGATCAATAAAGTTTTTAATTTATTTTTCAAATGTATGCTTTGGAAATCTTTGAACCAACTTCGAGTATCTTTGCGTAACAACTTGAATAATTTAACAACAAACCAATTCTACTAGGATATGAGTAATAACAAAACTTGGCACGAAAAACATATAGAGACATTAGGTTTTGGCAGTCGTTTGGCCGATTCAGTAGCCAAAGGAATGGGATCTTGGAGATTTATTATTATTCAAAGTGTTTTTGTAATAGTATGGATGGGTTTAAACTTTATTGGTTATGTGTATCATTGGGATGTTTATCCTTTTATATTGTTGAATCTTGTTTTTTCAACACAAGCTGCTTATGCTGCACCAATTATTATGATGTCGCAAAACAGACAAAGTGAAAGAGACCGAATTCAGGCACAATCCGATTATCAGACCAATGTGGATGCAAAGCTAGAAATTGAAGCTTTGACCATTAAGTTGGATAAAATTGAAGCAGAAAAATTAGACAAGATAATTGCGATGTTGGAAGAAATGAAAAGCAATTTGAAGAAATAAATTAAATCTCAGGACACAATTAAAAATAAACCTTGATAAAAGAACGCATCATATTAGGAATAGACCCCGGAACCACGATTATGGGTTTTGGATTGATAAAAATTGTGAATAAGAAAATGGAATTTTTGCAGCTCAACGAATTGCAATTGTCAAAATATGACAATCACTACCAAAAATTAAAAATCATTTTTGAACGTACCATTGAATTAATAGAAACGCATCATCCTGACGAAATTGCGATTGAAGCTCCTTTCTTTGGCAAGAACGTACAATCGATGCTGAAGCTTGGTCGTGCGCAAGGAGTAGCTATGGCCGCAGGACTTTCTAGAGACATACCCATTACCGAATACGAACCCAAAAAAATAAAAATGGCGATCACCGGAAACGGAAATGCCAGCAAAGAACAAGTCGCCAAAATGCTTCAACAATTATTGGGACTGAAAGAATTACCCAAAAATTTGGATTCTACCGATGGACTGGCAGCTGCAGTTTGTCATTTTTTCAATTCAGGAAAAGTGATTGGAGATAAAAGCTATACGGGTTGGGATGCTTTTGTAAAACAAAATGAGGAACGAGTTAAAAAATAGTTTGCATTCTCAGCAACTGAAAACTAATTTATGAGTGGCATCTACATACACATACCATTTTGCAAGCAGGCTTGTCATTACTGTGATTTTCATTTTTCGACTTCGATGAAGAAGAAAGAAGAGATGGTTTTGGCTATTGCCAAAGAATTGCAAATGCGCAAAACTGAGTTTAAGAATGAAGTTGTTGAAACGATTTATTTTGGAGGAGGAACGCCGAGCAGATTGCAGATTGCAGATTTGAGATTGCAGATTGATTCGATTTATAAAAATTATCAAGTTGCTAAAAATCCTGAAATCACTCTTGAAGCCAATCCTGATGATTTATCGGTAGAGTATTTAATTGAACTTTTAAAAATTGGTGTCAATCGACTAAGCATCGGAATTCAATCTTTCTTTGAAGATGATTTGGTGATGATGAATCGTGCTCATAATTCGGCAGAAGCCAAAAAATGTCTCGAAGAAGCTACGCAATACTTTGATAATATTTCTCTCGATTTGATTTATGGAATTCCGGGAATGAGCAATGAGAAATGGAAGCAAAATATCGAAACAGCTTTGTCTTTTGGGATACCACATATTTCCAGTTATGCACTGACTGTCGAACCAAAAACGGCGTTGAACAAACTCATTCAAACCGGAAAAATTGCCAAACCCAATGACGAATCGGCTCAGGAACATTTTGTGATTTTAGTAGAAACGCTTGAAGCGAATAATTTTATCCATTACGAATT
Coding sequences within:
- the hemW gene encoding radical SAM family heme chaperone HemW, with amino-acid sequence MSGIYIHIPFCKQACHYCDFHFSTSMKKKEEMVLAIAKELQMRKTEFKNEVVETIYFGGGTPSRLQIADLRLQIDSIYKNYQVAKNPEITLEANPDDLSVEYLIELLKIGVNRLSIGIQSFFEDDLVMMNRAHNSAEAKKCLEEATQYFDNISLDLIYGIPGMSNEKWKQNIETALSFGIPHISSYALTVEPKTALNKLIQTGKIAKPNDESAQEHFVILVETLEANNFIHYELSNFGKPNYFSKNNSAYWLGKKYIGIGPSAHSYDGISRSWNVSNNSLYLKSIQENKLPNEIEILSIADRYNEYIMTGLRTIWGVDLNRIETEFGKKYLDYLHQQAQKFLDDDLLEIITSSNATFGRNSIEKILKPTPKGKFLTDGIASDLFYLNLE
- the ruvC gene encoding crossover junction endodeoxyribonuclease RuvC, with amino-acid sequence MIKERIILGIDPGTTIMGFGLIKIVNKKMEFLQLNELQLSKYDNHYQKLKIIFERTIELIETHHPDEIAIEAPFFGKNVQSMLKLGRAQGVAMAAGLSRDIPITEYEPKKIKMAITGNGNASKEQVAKMLQQLLGLKELPKNLDSTDGLAAAVCHFFNSGKVIGDKSYTGWDAFVKQNEERVKK
- a CDS encoding glycosyltransferase family 2 protein, with the translated sequence MILILLGIVIVYVLTISWLIYGFTKINQFEYIGLPPKTSFSIIVPFRNEAENLPVLLESLSKLNYPTDLFEVILVDDFSSEEFKVSGLKFKVTVVNNLRVSNSPKKDAITTAMQMVKTDWVITTDADCVVHENWLLALDNFIQLHHVSMIAGAVTYNCNTSFLHHFQQLDLASLQGATIGSFGIKKGFMCNGANFAYTKSFFKKLKGFDGNLTIASGDDVFLLQKAIAKYPEKVVYLKSKNTIVTTKPTNDWKSLFYQRVRWASKTTSYQSIFGKRLGLLVFMMNFGLVYCFVLTVLGMLPYFFVGLYFLIKFGIDSVLIQQTNKFLTKYKMRHLLLSSLWYPFFSTTVALYCLFGKYEWKGRRF
- a CDS encoding flippase-like domain-containing protein, with translation MISISHKTKQFLVLIVKLLIVGGAFYFIYNQLANNDKLDWQKFLVLFHKNQSVLGIGFILLLSVLNRLFEILKWKYLVSYLHPISLAEATKQVLAGLTAGLFTPNGVGEYAGKALYFDKKDTKKVVFLNLICNGIQMILTVIFGIFGLLYFNAQYNVITTKTVAVLFGILTILFIVLFSVKKITIKGYSIEKLIHKINEIPKSIHQKNTYLAILRYLVFSHQYYFLFLAFDVDLPYLILISATSSVYFLASSLPTFQFLDFAVKGSVAVYFFGILGVNEWVVVFVTTLMWFLNVVLPVAIGSYYVLNFKPKTVL
- a CDS encoding DUF1003 domain-containing protein — protein: MSNNKTWHEKHIETLGFGSRLADSVAKGMGSWRFIIIQSVFVIVWMGLNFIGYVYHWDVYPFILLNLVFSTQAAYAAPIIMMSQNRQSERDRIQAQSDYQTNVDAKLEIEALTIKLDKIEAEKLDKIIAMLEEMKSNLKK